The segment AACCATGGGGAGGAGTAAGCTTCTCTTCTCGattttgtttgataaaattttcttgtgtgtgtgtgtttggttACAGAGGAAGAAGCAGGAGTGATTGAGTATAATACTTTGTTAGCTCACTAAAGGCTCGACGAGATTCTTTGGGTTCAAAGCTGAGTGAGCTATTGGAAGCTAAGGTTTCTGTCACGAGAGACTCCTTGaccagtctctctctctctctttctttttgttctgCAGAGCAACGTAAGTTACTTAAACCATCCTTTGGCACCTATCTTGTTGATAATTGGATTGTGGTCATCCTCATTACAAACACAGCTGAGGGTGGCTATACTCCGGCTACTAAGGACAATAACTCAGGAGCTTTCACGTTTGGAGTTAACGGTGTCGTTTCTTCGTGTTTGTTGGTTCTTCTCTTTGCTTTCTTCATGTTTTCAGTTTCTTTTCTTGAATAATGATCTCGGTGTTCTTTCTTCATGTGTTGAGCCTCATTGTGAGTTTCTTTCATTGTCTatgttctggaaaaaaaatgtttttgggTGAAAATTTCATTGCGTTTGTGTATTATCTCTATAAATTTGATTGATAAAATGGAGGATATGGAGAAACAGATACAGCTGCAAGGGGTTAATCTTAACTAGTTTTGATATGTGCAGGAGGAACTGAAAGAGGAGAAACTGAAGGCGAAGGAAGAAGCGGAAGACCTTACTCAAGAAATGGCTGAACTAAAGTACAAGATGACATGTTTGCTCGACGAGGAACGCAAACGCCGTGTGTGCATAGAGGAAGCGTCATTACAGAGAATTGCAGAATTAGAAGCACAGGTATATGCAATATTTTGgccttgtttccttttttttctttttttaactgTTCTTTATTTATCCTCTGTTGTTAAAGATCAAGCgagagtgtgtgtgtgtatatactCTTTGTTCGTTTTGATAAAGAGAAAACAAGTTTGTTATGAAAAACTCCTAATTAAGGAATACCATTGCACACATTAGAGTCCTTaacttctcaaaaaaaaaaatactttaataaTCCTAAGGACTCTTCTAACAAGTCCATGGTTGTGGATGCTCTTACGGCCTTCATATTCATAGGACCGGTACTGGTTGAAACAATATAAAAACACAATAATGTCGAAAcaataaaacacttatatatattatagatatacatgtaacaatatattttttacaaaaaaatataatatagatataCAAGTTCAACGAATATGAACCAAGTAAGAAAAGATAAAGGTTGCAATTAGATTATCTATTTTTGGAATGAAATGATCAATTCCataattcaataaaaataacgATTATTTAATGTAAATGGATTGAAATGCTCATCCcatcaatttcaaaatttcaaaataaaatacaaaataaaacattcaataacaatattgattaataataaatgaatgAATCTGATTTATGTTCTATTACATTCCAttcattttattctatttttttaatttatcattACCGATGAACCCGTATTTGATCAATCACTTCCCACCACCAATCTCCTCTTTCTATGACATTATTCCTTTCTCGAATCGATCAGCGAATCCatatatctctatttttttctgttaataATTCATTTTACTAGATCAAATGATAGTCAAAATTAAGTTATTTCGAAAAAATCTAGCTTCGACCAGGTATGATATTCATGGAAAAAGATGATGCTATATATTGTTTTTCCGCCTTTTGGAAAGATAGTCTATTTGTATGCGTAATTCTAAATCTAGATATATCAGAAATATTACAACCCAAAACATATATTGGATACAAAGATCGGTCGATCCatatattttcagtttatttatcGGTTTATTTAGAATAACCGATATTTATGTGATTTTACTGTTTAGTAGTTTGGgctttttttccaaaaatttattatattattttgatttatgcTTTTAAATAGCAGAATTATGACTTGATCTAattgtcaaagaaaaaaaatgacttGATCCCTATGCCAAATGCGTGATTGATGGATTCTCTaccttgtcaaaaaaaaaacaattttgatctatgctttccttttttttcctgccttttcttcttttaaacattttatatttccaTCGAACGCGttacttataataaaaataaataaataaataatggaTTCTCTTAGTTATCTACCTTGTCCGAAAACCTCAAGTCAAAGAGAATAATACCACAaggtaaaaagaagaaaacactaATCTCCGCCGGTTTCTTCTCTCGCCGGCGTTTACACAGTTCGTCGTCACTGTTACCGCAGTTAAAAAGAGTAGAGATCTCCGATCGTTCTAATTTCTCATCTAGAatccatttattttatttatatatataataatttctgTAAGATCTgtgaatgaataaaaaaatgaagGCGCTATCGTTTGCCAGCGTAACGTGAATTAGTAACGCAAGGGAGTAGTGGTAGTGCAGATGTATTTGGTCACGACTATCTCCCCCttcctcctctcttcttcttattctcctctctctctctctctctctctctctcaaatgtCCATTAACAAGTTTGGCCAACATTTGAATCTCGTCAGCAAAGATTTGTTAAATTGAGAATAACCGTTTGGTcaaaaaatcacatttaatcTGCGGGAAAGATCTGAAACCTCAACCTTCCTCTGCTACAACAGACTTCCCTCTCAGGTAAAACATCACATCCTCGATTCATTTGTTGTCAGATTCTCTCTGTCTTCGTAATGCGAAGTGATTAACTTTGAGCTTAGTGAGTTAGAGATTTACTTCTTTAGCTGCTTCAGATTCAAGCTTCTCTGTGGGGTTATGAAACAATGATCATTGTGATGTCTTTAttggatgataataatattatgataagatcttgttcttgtttcaacTCTAGATCTGTTTTATTTCTTGATTATGAGTTTGAAGATTTGACTTTTATTATTACctttttgtctctctctctctcagggaTCTATCTGCCGGCTACTACAATAGTCCGGTGGATTAGTACTTATTAGACAATGGcgtctaataataataatcatttcACAAACAGCCGATCCAATCTCTCCACAAACTCTGACGCTGCTGAAGCCGGGAGGagccagcagcagcagcagcctgTGCCTCCCTCCGTGACATTTGCTCGGAGAACATCCTCTGGTCGCTACGTCAACTACTCCAGAGATGATCTCGACAGCGAGCTCGGGAGCGTCGATTTCACTAACTACACTGTCCACATCCCGCCGACTCCTGATAACCAGCCCATGGACCCTTCCATCTCTCAGAAGGTCGAGGAGCAGTACGTGTCAAGCTCCCTGTTCACCGGAGGTTTCAACAGCGTGACACGAGCTCATCTCATGGACAAAGTGATCGACTCAGAGACCAGCCACCCTCAGATGGCGGGTGCGAAAGGCTCCTCCTGCGCGGTTCCTGGCTGTGACGTGAAGGTGATGAGTGATGGGAGAGGGCAAGATCTTCTCCCCTGTGAGTGTGACTTCAAAATCTGTAGGGACTGCTTTGTTGACGCTGTGAAAGCGGGAGGTGGGATGTGTCCGGGGTGTAAGGAGCCTTACAGGAACACTGATCTGACTGATATGGCTGATGACAACAGTGGGCAGCAGAAGCAGCAGAGGGCTATGCTTCCTCCACCTTCTGGTGGTGGTGGGTCGAAGATGGAGAGAAGACTGTCGCTGATGAAGTCAACTAAGTCTGGTTTGATGAGGAGTCAAACCGGTGATTTTGATCACAACAGGTGGTTGTTTGAGACGAGTGGGACTTATGGTTACGGTAATGCTTTCTGGACAAAAGATGGGAACTTTGGTAGTGACAAGGATGGGAATGGCGGAGGACAAGGTATGGGACCACAAGATCTTATGAGCAGACCGTGGAGACCGCTTACTAGGAAACTCCAGATTCCTGCAGCTGTTATAAGTCCTTACAGGTTTTGAAACTTTTATCCAatattaagtttcaaaaaaatcgGTCTAGACAGCGCGCCTAGTCGGAAAAATCGGACCTAAAaacaaactgtttttttttgtgcaggCTTTTGATATTTATCCGTGTAGTTGTTCTTGCATTGTTCTTGATGTGGAGGATTAAGCATAAAAACCAAGACGCAATATGGCTGTGGGGGATGTCTGTGGTTTGCGAGCTTTGGTTCGCCTTTTCTTGGCTTCTTGACCAGCTTCCTAAGCTGTGTCCCATTAACAGAGCTACTGATCTCAACGTTCTTAAAGAGAAATTCGAAACGCCTACACCGAGCAACCCGACAGGGAAGTCTGATCTCCCTGGACTAGATATGTTTGTGTCAACAGCAGATCCGGAGAAAGAGCCACCTCTCGTCACTTCCAACACCATTCTATCCATCCTCGCTGCCGACTACCCTGTCGAAAAGCTCGCTTGCTACGTCTCAGACGATGGAGGAGCGCTTCTGACGTTCGAAGCCATGGCTGAGGCAGCTAGTTTCGCAAACATATGGGTCCCTTTCTGCCGTAAACACGACATCGAGCCGAGGAATCCGGATTCGTATTTTAATCTTAAGAGAGATCCTTACAAGAACAAGGTGAAGGCTGACTTCGTCAAGGATAGGAGGAAGGTGAAGCGTGAGTATGATGAGTATAAGGTTCGGATCAACGGCTTGCCTGACTCTATCAGGAGACGTTCTGATGCTTATCACGCGAGGGAAGAGATTAAGGCAATGAAGCAGCAGAGACAGAACAGAGAGGATGAGATTGTGGAGCCGGTCAAGATTCCTAAAGCTACTTGGATGGCTGATGGTACTCACTGGCCTGGAACTTGGTTAAACTCTGCTCCTGATCATTCCCGTAGTGACCATGCTGGTATCATTCAGGTACAACACTTAGCTTCAGTTCatttacttattaatatatgtattactaACTAAGAACTATaatactaaattattatttatgtttttatttgaattttctatgtattataattttttagaatttttttttgtatactaTATTCATCattagtaaataaatcataGAAATCACTCAATGTTTGTATTAGTTCAGTTTCTATGTCATATCTAAgatcaatgttttttttcttcaattttttttttataaatgcaggTGATGTTGAAGCCTCCAAGTGATGAGCCATTGCATGGAGTATCTGAAGGGTTCTTAGATCTTACAGATGTGGACATTCGTCTCCCTCTTCTAGTCTACGTCTCGCGTGAGAAACGACCAGGTTATGACCACAACAAGAAAGCAGGAGCAATGAACGCTCTCGTCCGAGCTTCAGCAATCATGTCCAACGGTCCGTTCATATTGAATCTTGACTGTGATCATTACATATACAACTCCCAGGCCTTGAGAGAAGGGATGTGCTTCATGATGGACCGAGGCGGTGACCGTCTCTGCTACGTTCAGTTCCCGCAAAGGTTCGAAGGCATCGACCCATCTGATCGTTACGCGAATCACAACACTGTCTTCTTTGATGTCAACATGAGAGCTCTCGATGGTTTGATGGGTCCGGTCTACGTCGGAACGGGTTGTCTCTTTAGGAGAATCGCCTTGTACGGGTTCGACCCGCCTCGGTCTAAAGAACACAATCCCGGATGCTGTAGCTGTTGCTTCCGtcgcaagaagaagaagagccgTGTCCCTGAAGAGAACAGATCCTTGAGAATGGGTGGTGactctgatgatgatgaagagatgaatcTTTCTTTGGTTCCCAAGAAGTTCGGAAACTCCACGTTCCTTATAGATTCGATCCCTGTCGCCGAGTTCCAAGGCCGTCCTCTCGCTGATCACCCTGCCGTGCAAAACGGACGGCCTCCTGGAGCTCTCACCATCCCTCGTGAGCTTCTCGATGCGTCAACGGTTGCAGAAGCTATAGCTGTCATCTCGTGTTGGTACGAGGACAAAACCGAGTGGGGAACTAGGATCGGTTGGATTTACGGATCCGTCACTGAAGATGTTGTCACCGGTTACAGAATGCATAACCGTGGGTGGAAGTCGGTTTACTGCGTGACGAAACGTGACGCCTTCCGTGGCACGGCTCCTATCAACTTGACTGATAGGCTTCACCAGGTTCTCCGTTGGGCTACCGGCTCGGTTGAGATCTTCTTCTCGAGAAACAACGCGTTTTTAGCTAGCCCGAGGATGAAGATCCTCCAGAGAATCGCTTACCTGAACGTTGGTATCTACCCTTTCACATCGATCTTCCTCATCGTCTACTGCTTCCTCCCTGCGCTCTCGCTCTTCTCTGGACAGTTCATAGTCCAAACACTCAACGTCACGTTCCTCATCTACCTTCTGATCATCTCCATCACGTTGTGTTTACTAGCTCTCCTCGAGATCAAATGGTCAGGCATCTCGCTCGAGGAGTGGTGGAGGAACGAGCAGTTCTGGCTCATCGGTGGAACCAGCGCTCATTTAGCCGCGGTTATCCAAGGACTGCTCAAAGTGGTGGCTGGAATCGAGATCTCTTTCACGCTGACGTCTAAATCGGGAGGAGATGACGTGGACGACGAGTTTGCGGATCTCTACATAGTGAAATGGACTTCCCTCATGCTCCCACCGATCACTATCATGATGGTGAACCTTATAGCTATTGCGGTTGGGTTCAGCAGGACGATATACAGTGTGATTCCGCAGTGGAGTAAGTTGATAGGAGGAGTGTTTTTCAGTTTCTGGGTGTTGGCTCATCTTTATCCGTTTGCTAAAGGGCTTATGGGAAGAAGAGGGAGGACTCCGACCATTGTTTATGTTTGGTCGGGACTTATTGCCATCACCATATCTCTGCTTTGGGTGGCTATCAATCCACCTGCTGGATCTACTCAAATTGGAGGATCTTTCACTTTTCCATGATTAATTAATAGGTTTGGTTTCTCTATTTCATTTCTTTCTACATCAAAACTTAGAGTCTCTCTCTTTACATTTCTTCTGTCCAAAGATGAGAGTCTTGTAAGAGACTGATAAGGGTTTTAAAAGCCTGGAGACGAGAGATTGGCCTAGAACGCAAGAGTATTAGTTTGAGCCAAAAAAAACACATAGAGCAAGTGAACTTCTCTCATTGTCTTTTTGACACTTTGCTTTTCTCTTTGATTTTTATTGGAAAGgacaattttcttttataattttgtcTTTCTATCTGTGTTGATGGAGTTATTTATACTGGCTACTGTTAATCCATTATATGCATTTTTTCTTAAGAAACTTCTTGATTCATTTAGGCTTgtttgataaacaaaaaaatgaataaatt is part of the Raphanus sativus cultivar WK10039 chromosome 5, ASM80110v3, whole genome shotgun sequence genome and harbors:
- the LOC130495038 gene encoding cellulose synthase-like protein D3, yielding MASNNNNHFTNSRSNLSTNSDAAEAGRSQQQQQPVPPSVTFARRTSSGRYVNYSRDDLDSELGSVDFTNYTVHIPPTPDNQPMDPSISQKVEEQYVSSSLFTGGFNSVTRAHLMDKVIDSETSHPQMAGAKGSSCAVPGCDVKVMSDGRGQDLLPCECDFKICRDCFVDAVKAGGGMCPGCKEPYRNTDLTDMADDNSGQQKQQRAMLPPPSGGGGSKMERRLSLMKSTKSGLMRSQTGDFDHNRWLFETSGTYGYGNAFWTKDGNFGSDKDGNGGGQGMGPQDLMSRPWRPLTRKLQIPAAVISPYRLLIFIRVVVLALFLMWRIKHKNQDAIWLWGMSVVCELWFAFSWLLDQLPKLCPINRATDLNVLKEKFETPTPSNPTGKSDLPGLDMFVSTADPEKEPPLVTSNTILSILAADYPVEKLACYVSDDGGALLTFEAMAEAASFANIWVPFCRKHDIEPRNPDSYFNLKRDPYKNKVKADFVKDRRKVKREYDEYKVRINGLPDSIRRRSDAYHAREEIKAMKQQRQNREDEIVEPVKIPKATWMADGTHWPGTWLNSAPDHSRSDHAGIIQVMLKPPSDEPLHGVSEGFLDLTDVDIRLPLLVYVSREKRPGYDHNKKAGAMNALVRASAIMSNGPFILNLDCDHYIYNSQALREGMCFMMDRGGDRLCYVQFPQRFEGIDPSDRYANHNTVFFDVNMRALDGLMGPVYVGTGCLFRRIALYGFDPPRSKEHNPGCCSCCFRRKKKKSRVPEENRSLRMGGDSDDDEEMNLSLVPKKFGNSTFLIDSIPVAEFQGRPLADHPAVQNGRPPGALTIPRELLDASTVAEAIAVISCWYEDKTEWGTRIGWIYGSVTEDVVTGYRMHNRGWKSVYCVTKRDAFRGTAPINLTDRLHQVLRWATGSVEIFFSRNNAFLASPRMKILQRIAYLNVGIYPFTSIFLIVYCFLPALSLFSGQFIVQTLNVTFLIYLLIISITLCLLALLEIKWSGISLEEWWRNEQFWLIGGTSAHLAAVIQGLLKVVAGIEISFTLTSKSGGDDVDDEFADLYIVKWTSLMLPPITIMMVNLIAIAVGFSRTIYSVIPQWSKLIGGVFFSFWVLAHLYPFAKGLMGRRGRTPTIVYVWSGLIAITISLLWVAINPPAGSTQIGGSFTFP